The window tgaggaatggcttccatctggtcattctaccataaaggcctgattggtggtgtgctgcaggcgatggttgtccttctggaaggttatcccatctccacagaggaactctggagctttgtcagagtgaccatcagattcttggtgacctctctgaccaaggcccctctcccccgattgcacagtttggccaggtggccagctccaggaggagtcttggtggttccaaacttcttccatttcagaatgatggaggccactgtgttcttagggaccttcaatgctgcagaaatgttttggtactcttccccatttctgctgcagtagtttatgtgtcggggggctagggtcagtctgttatatctggagtatttctcctgtcttatccggtgtcctgtgtggatttaagtatgctctctctaattctcactctctttctctctctttctttctctcggaggactttaggcctaagaccatgcctcaggactacctggcctgatgactccttgctgtccacctggccatgctgctgctccagtttcaattgttctgcctgcggctatagaactctgacctgttcaccggacgtgctacctgtcccagacatgctgttttcaactctctagatacagcaggagtggtagagatactctgaatgattggttatgaaaagccaactgacatttacacctcaggtactgacctgttgcacccttgacaaccactgtgaatattattattatttgaccctgttggtcatctgTGAAcacttgaacatcttggccatgttctgttataatctccacccggcacagccagaagaggactggccacccctcatagcctggttcctctctaggtttcttcctaggttctggcctttcaagggagtttttcctagccaccgcgcttctacacctgcattgcttgtttgggggttttaggcagggtttctgtacagtactttgtgacatcagctgatgtaagaagggctttataaataaatctgattgattgattctttgcctcgacacaatcctgtctcggagctcagcGCACAATTCCTTCAATtccttttgctctgacatgcactgtcaactgtgggaccttatatagacaggtgtgtgcctttccaaatcatgtccaatcaattgaatttactacaggtggactccaatgaagttgtagaaacatctcaaggataatcaatggaaacaggatttacctgagctcaattttgaatgtcatagcaaagggtctgagtacttatgtaaataaggtatctgtttttttgtgaacatttattaaaacctttttttgctttgttatcATAGGGtatcaattgtagaataaggctgtaacataacaaaatgtggaaaaagtcaaggggtctgaatactttccgaatgccttctacattggtaaaaatagaagagtagagggcctagaaaGCTGCCCTGCTGCacaccacactttacatattTGACATTAGATAAGCtcccattaaagaaaaccctttgagttataGTAGATAGCTCAGAATCTACGATTTGGCAGAgattgaaaagccataacacatacgtttttttcAACAAAAGGTTATGGTCAATACTATCAGACtgtactgaaatctaacagtacagctcccacaatcttcttattatcaatttctttcaaccaatcatcagtcatttgttgagcgcccttctctataagcatgctgaaagtctgttgttcatttgtttacagagaaatagcattgtctTTGTTGCAGTGACCTACCTGAATAGCGCTACCTCGTTCTCCCTGAATGGTTGGCATTCCTCCCTGGTCAGCATGCTAAGGTAGGCACCTTTCATATACGCATATGTTGCCTGGAGGGAAATGTGCATGTTTTACTACCGCAACTCTGTAAGCATCAACATAGATTTGTCCCTCTAAAGGCTAAGCGGAATACATTAAAAGCTGTTAAACAAACAAATCTATATCGCATTTACCAGCAAAATAATGCAACCATTACTGTACTGAAACAGATGTCCTTCATACTGCACTATATTGAACTGATATGCACAAATACAATTACTCCAGAATGTCCCACCTTGGACCATGCATTCTCTTTGCTGAGCAGATCAGCATAGAAGTAGGCCATCTTCCAATGTCTCTTGTATGTGAAACACCACATCAGTTCCCAGTAGCACATGTGATGGAACTGATTCCACTGCTGCTGAGCTTCACAGCACTCCTCAAAGCGCACTATagcctgttacacacacacacacacacacacacacacacacacacacacacacacacacacacacacacacacacacacacacacacacacacacacacacacacacacacacgtgacagCTGGCCAGATTTGGAGTCTAAATACAAAATCATTTTGGTAGTAGTCAGAATCATTGATCCACACTCACAGCATCCAGGTTTCCTTTGATAACCTCAATTCGACCAGCGAAGAACAAGAAGATGGATCCCTAAAAACAACACACTATGAACTGTTTTgatgggacagtgtgtgtgtcaggcctaTGCACTAAATAATTCAGAGTAGTTTCACAAAATCAATACAACTGGAATATATTTTaactgtacactgagtataccaaacattcgGAACATTGTTGAtacaaactgttgagcgtgaaaaaccgagcagtgttgcagttcctgACACAAAAAGTGTACCTGGCACATaccaccataccccattcaaagggacttacatattttgtcttgcccattcaccctctgaatggcacaatccatgtctcaaggcttaaaaatccttctttaacctgcctcctccccttcacctatatgaattgaagtggatttaacaagtgacatcaataagggatcatagcttttgcctggattcacctggtcagtctatatcatggaaagagcaggtgttcttaatgttttgtatactcagtgtacatgctACAATGTTCTCACTGACCTTAGGATACCGTTTGAGATATGGCTGAAGGAGTTTCTCTGCATCCTCCACATCCGCTTCCCCAGTGCCTGGAAGCCGCGAGGAGAAAAATATACAATGTTATTTCATGTTAGTTTAAGACATTTCTGCAAGATATGAccagggttttcctttcctgtagaGGTGACCACCAACCAGAATGTGGCtaggctacagtatagagctTGTTTTGGCAGTTGAAAAGGTCAGTGTGGTAACATTTGATGTGTGAAAACATCAGTCTTTCTCTCACCCAGGATGAAGCTCATGAAGGTGTGGTAGCAGAGCAGCAGCATATTACACAGGAAGGACCTGAACGTCTGCCCTGCTGCGCCTTCCGTCAGCTGCTGCAAGCCAAActcctgcagacacacacaacacaggacaCAGGGGGCTTAGCTTAAACctgcccagtccagcccagtctagTCCAGCATCTCACACATCATCTCAGGGCCACCTGCCTAACAGTAGGAGATCTACCTTGTTTCCAGAGAAACCCACAAATTCCAGCAACCTAAGGGTCCGAGTGGGCAGCATGGAGATCATCTGTACAAAACCCAAGAACACAGGAGTGGAAGAGTGAGAAGATGAGCCAGACACAATTACATATTGTACCAATCAGGACCATGCTTTGAGTTACACAGAGTAGCTATTGCCATAACACCCCAAAATGTCCTTCTATACAGTCTACTAGCCCAGAAAACTGGACCACAAACGTTTGTAACATGAAGCATTTCCCTCACCAGGTTGAAGGATCCCACTCCAAGCTTGACCCCGCCTTCAAAATGCCCATGATTGTCACCATGGATGTAGCTTGAGGACTGGAGGACCGTATGAAGCTCTCTGAAATACAGATATACATTCTTTACTATAGTATGAGTTGAGACATAAGGGGAATGCACTATAAGGCCCATGCACTACATCAAGAGTACTTACTTATATGTCTGGTAGCTATTCCTCACTTTAATTCCTCCCTTGATGAAACTGACCATGTTTTCATCCTACAAAAACAGGGGGAAAGAAAACGTTTAAGGATACAAAGAACAATATCATAAATGCACATTCAACTTTTAAATCTGTATCAGTGCCTCAGCGAGATaaagagtgtgtgggtgtgtgttactGATGTTGTGGTAGCAGTGGGTTACCTGAAGGAAGGTGAGTGCTGCCCTCTGCAGGAGACATTCTGCATAGCAGACTTCAGCATGGAGTTCCTCTGAGGTGAAAATGACAGCACAATTATCTTCTGACATACTGAAACCACTACATCAGCAGGAGGCTGCACAATAAACCCACAGACAAGAAACACATTTTAAACTGTATTCTCAACTACTGAACAACTAGTGAACAACCATCATGGCTTGAAGCAATGGAGTAATACATTAAAATCACTCAAAAACAGAGTATATTCTCCAGTATCACAGCAGCTGTGTTTTATTTACTTAGGAATACACAGCTATAAAAAACTTTGTTCAATTTACACTCGTGAAATGAGTGATAAGATAAGAGGCCTGTGATAAAATAATATGTCTATGTCTAAGTGGAATGTACTGAAGTAAGTATGTTTTAACTATACTAACCTTCTGTGGAGTTTCTGTTGCTAAAGGTTGTCTTCTTGCGGAACCTGGGAGAGAATACACTTTATTACGCACCAAATCCAACATGCCACATTACAGTGTTTGATGAGACAGATATAGCAGTGTTTGTTCACAACAACTCAACACCAGTCTGTGGATGTGTGAGCTAAGAATCTGGGAATTCAACACATTCCTGTGCTTGGATATTGAAAAACGGTGATATGTAGTAACCACATTCAGACAGACATTGACAGACAGTATTTCTAACTAAAATCAGGTTTCAGAATTAGACGAATTACATGGGTTAAGGGAGATACACAAGTATAATGAGTGGTTTACTGTGATCCATGGGAAAACATTAAAGCTCCTGTAAAAGTTGTATTTGCATAGATATCTACATTTCATGCAAATCAGTGTGGCCCAGCCACATTCCATGGCTTATGTTGGTAAGATGTAGAGCGTCTCCCAGGTTAACACAGGGTCCTGGGCCTTGTAGCCAGGCAGATGGCTGTGTCATGCCCCCCCCCCAGTccgggagtttgtgtgtgtgttccagccttTGGAAAGGCGCGTCCGTACAGGACATTTCACACACTGACTCCAGAGCTCACTGTTACAGGCCACTCACACTCCCCCAGTCAGCAAGATCTGATAGAACCTGGGTGATATCTACTCTGTGATTATCTCACAGAACATGGAGCTCACCAGCCACCACAGACCAGGATGGACATCTCCCAAAATAGCCAGAGGCCCTCACCAGTGGAATGGCCAGGTTTATCAAGAGCCAAATGGATTTCCTCTGTATATTGTTGTTGTTCATAATTAAATGAGTTAAATGAGACTTACTTGGTTAAAAACACGTGTTACACAATTCACAAAGTGGTTTCACTTGATCGGATCATATAGTTCCTCTCTTCATGATTGAATAGATCTGATAAGGGAGCCTTACCACCAAGTCAAAACCTTTGTTTTTGAATttattaataaataaaaataacaatgaAAATCGATATATTTTATGTGGACCCATTTTTTAATGCCTCTTTTCGGCTGTATTAATCTCTTTTTGCAAGTATGGGTTCCTTATACGAAcaccaaatgttttatttgtacaTGGATTTTGTTCTAGTAGAAATACATGTAGAATATTTTATAGTATttgtactgtatttctgatattATGACATCTAGTGGTACTTTAGATTACCATAGGTGTCTGTAATTACCACTGGCTCACTGTGTGGCCTCATCTGTCCCACTATTAAAGAAATGTGCATCTAACTGGAAGGGTGCGGAGACATTTTCCTGCTCTTTGAATGTGGATCCTTTACAAATGAGCCTTACCGCTGACACACTGCCTGAGCCTCCTTCATGGTGTTACCAGCTGCCAGGATGTTCTCCGGGTCAAAGGTCATCATGGCCTGCATCTCCAGTATGGTGGCGTATGTGAGTGCATGGTACATGCTGTCTTTGGTTCTaggaagggggaaaaaaagacaGCACAGAAATACTCAGCTCTATTTTTAGCAGCTATTGTTGCCTCCTCAAAATGCAATCAGATGACTCAACAAAAAATATTCCTTTGCACGTCTTGAAAAGAGGAGGAGCACAagtatagtgccttcagaaagtattcacaccccttgactttttccacattttgttgtgttacagcctgattttatcactggcatacacacaataccccatattgtaAAATTAGAATTTTGTTTGTtgaaatttttacaaattaatgaaaaattaaaagctgaaaaagtattcaacccctttgatatggcaagcctaaataagttcagaaataaaaatgtgcttaacaagttacaCCTTTTTGAGTCTTTCAGTTTTTATTGTTACTCTTTTGTTTTTAACCTCTtatttgttgtgtagtaaatatttcagttattatttttgttttttaatgttttttcctATGAAGCACATTGCATCCAAaaagtgctatataaataaagcttgatttgataaaaagttgcattgactcactctgtgtgaaatagtgtttaacatgatttttgaatgactacctcatctctgtaccccacacatacaattgtctgtaaggtccctcagtcgagacaagggcggttttccaatgcctcgcaaagaagagcacctattggtagatgggtaaaaataaaaaacagacattgaatatccctttgagcatggtgaagttattaatgacacattggatggtgtatcaatacacccagtcactacaaagatacagatgtccttcctaactcagttgtcggagaggaaggaaactgctcagggatttcaccaggagaccaatggtgacattaaaacagttacagagtttaatggctgtgataggagaaaactgaggatggatcaacaacattgtagttactccacaatactaacctatttgacagagtgaaaagaaggaatcctgtacagaataaaaaatattccaaaacatgccaggcacaa is drawn from Oncorhynchus tshawytscha isolate Ot180627B linkage group LG05, Otsh_v2.0, whole genome shotgun sequence and contains these coding sequences:
- the ttc39a gene encoding tetratricopeptide repeat protein 39A isoform X8, giving the protein MAAMDLFLRNDFDEALSRLRCRTKDSMYHALTYATILEMQAMMTFDPENILAAGNTMKEAQAVCQRFRKKTTFSNRNSTEEELHAEVCYAECLLQRAALTFLQDENMVSFIKGGIKVRNSYQTYKELHTVLQSSSYIHGDNHGHFEGGVKLGVGSFNLMISMLPTRTLRLLEFVGFSGNKEFGLQQLTEGAAGQTFRSFLCNMLLLCYHTFMSFILGTGEADVEDAEKLLQPYLKRYPKGSIFLFFAGRIEVIKGNLDAAIVRFEECCEAQQQWNQFHHMCYWELMWCFTYKRHWKMAYFYADLLSKENAWSKATYAYMKGAYLSMLTREECQPFRENEVALFRQVHGLKQKIAGKSLPTEKFAIRKARRYLTENPVTLPAPPLEMMYIWNGYTVIGKHKDLTEGMLKTLDEAQAKLESSPRTEFSIDDQCLLSLLRGLCLKHLGHQEEAEHYFTLVLCNETQIKFDHYLVPNALLEHGLLCLEQGRKEEGIKLLETAKQSYKNYSMESRTHFRIQAALHKAKATGENGIHTMPSSP
- the ttc39a gene encoding tetratricopeptide repeat protein 39A isoform X2: MSVITGWRRSVKKNGSKGDALQAKEISADPNGCPTLLSVINSPELDPKVTDFKSQKSDLSLALEDCMAAMDLFLRNDFDEALSRLRCRTKDSMYHALTYATILEMQAMMTFDPENILAAGNTMKEAQAVCQRFRKKTTFSNRNSTEEELHAEVCYAECLLQRAALTFLQDENMVSFIKGGIKVRNSYQTYKELHTVLQSSSYIHGDNHGHFEGGVKLGVGSFNLMISMLPTRTLRLLEFVGFSGNKEFGLQQLTEGAAGQTFRSFLCNMLLLCYHTFMSFILGTGEADVEDAEKLLQPYLKRYPKGSIFLFFAGRIEVIKGNLDAAIVRFEECCEAQQQWNQFHHMCYWELMWCFTYKRHWKMAYFYADLLSKENAWSKATYAYMKGAYLSMLTREECQPFRENEVALFRQVHGLKQKIAGKSLPTEKFAIRKARRYLTENPVTLPAPPLEMMYIWNGYTVIGKHKDLTEGMLKTLDEAQAKLESSPRTEFSIDDQCLLSLLRGLCLKHLGHQEEAEHYFTLVLCNETQIKFDHYLVPNALLEHGLLCLEQGRKEEGIKLLETAKQSYKNYSMESRTHFRIQAALHKAKATGENGIHTMPSSP
- the ttc39a gene encoding tetratricopeptide repeat protein 39A isoform X3; this translates as MSVITGWRRSVKKNGSKGDALQAKEISADPNGCPTLSQKSDLSLALEDCMAAMDLFLRNDFDEALSRLRCRTKDSMYHALTYATILEMQAMMTFDPENILAAGNTMKEAQAVCQRFRKKTTFSNRNSTEEELHAEVCYAECLLQRAALTFLQDENMVSFIKGGIKVRNSYQTYKELHTVLQSSSYIHGDNHGHFEGGVKLGVGSFNLMISMLPTRTLRLLEFVGFSGNKEFGLQQLTEGAAGQTFRSFLCNMLLLCYHTFMSFILGTGEADVEDAEKLLQPYLKRYPKGSIFLFFAGRIEVIKGNLDAAIVRFEECCEAQQQWNQFHHMCYWELMWCFTYKRHWKMAYFYADLLSKENAWSKATYAYMKGAYLSMLTREECQPFRENEVALFRQVHGLKQKIAGKSLPTEKFAIRKARRYLTENPVTLPAPPLEMMYIWNGYTVIGKHKDLTEGMLKTLDEAQAKLESSPRTEFSIDDQCLLSLLRGLCLKHLGHQEEAEHYFTLVLCNETQIKFDHYLVPNALLEHGLLCLEQGRKEEGIKLLETAKQSYKNYSMESRTHFRIQAALHKAKATGENGIHTMPSSP
- the ttc39a gene encoding tetratricopeptide repeat protein 39A isoform X1, with translation MKMSGEAETLSNGLQYFNSMENNTGERIQEEGRWKYRSYWNASIFLYLYTALLFRSQKSDLSLALEDCMAAMDLFLRNDFDEALSRLRCRTKDSMYHALTYATILEMQAMMTFDPENILAAGNTMKEAQAVCQRFRKKTTFSNRNSTEEELHAEVCYAECLLQRAALTFLQDENMVSFIKGGIKVRNSYQTYKELHTVLQSSSYIHGDNHGHFEGGVKLGVGSFNLMISMLPTRTLRLLEFVGFSGNKEFGLQQLTEGAAGQTFRSFLCNMLLLCYHTFMSFILGTGEADVEDAEKLLQPYLKRYPKGSIFLFFAGRIEVIKGNLDAAIVRFEECCEAQQQWNQFHHMCYWELMWCFTYKRHWKMAYFYADLLSKENAWSKATYAYMKGAYLSMLTREECQPFRENEVALFRQVHGLKQKIAGKSLPTEKFAIRKARRYLTENPVTLPAPPLEMMYIWNGYTVIGKHKDLTEGMLKTLDEAQAKLESSPRTEFSIDDQCLLSLLRGLCLKHLGHQEEAEHYFTLVLCNETQIKFDHYLVPNALLEHGLLCLEQGRKEEGIKLLETAKQSYKNYSMESRTHFRIQAALHKAKATGENGIHTMPSSP
- the ttc39a gene encoding tetratricopeptide repeat protein 39A isoform X7 codes for the protein MAAKKGSQKSDLSLALEDCMAAMDLFLRNDFDEALSRLRCRTKDSMYHALTYATILEMQAMMTFDPENILAAGNTMKEAQAVCQRFRKKTTFSNRNSTEEELHAEVCYAECLLQRAALTFLQDENMVSFIKGGIKVRNSYQTYKELHTVLQSSSYIHGDNHGHFEGGVKLGVGSFNLMISMLPTRTLRLLEFVGFSGNKEFGLQQLTEGAAGQTFRSFLCNMLLLCYHTFMSFILGTGEADVEDAEKLLQPYLKRYPKGSIFLFFAGRIEVIKGNLDAAIVRFEECCEAQQQWNQFHHMCYWELMWCFTYKRHWKMAYFYADLLSKENAWSKATYAYMKGAYLSMLTREECQPFRENEVALFRQVHGLKQKIAGKSLPTEKFAIRKARRYLTENPVTLPAPPLEMMYIWNGYTVIGKHKDLTEGMLKTLDEAQAKLESSPRTEFSIDDQCLLSLLRGLCLKHLGHQEEAEHYFTLVLCNETQIKFDHYLVPNALLEHGLLCLEQGRKEEGIKLLETAKQSYKNYSMESRTHFRIQAALHKAKATGENGIHTMPSSP
- the ttc39a gene encoding tetratricopeptide repeat protein 39A isoform X5, producing MSVITGWRRSVKKNGSKGSQKSDLSLALEDCMAAMDLFLRNDFDEALSRLRCRTKDSMYHALTYATILEMQAMMTFDPENILAAGNTMKEAQAVCQRFRKKTTFSNRNSTEEELHAEVCYAECLLQRAALTFLQDENMVSFIKGGIKVRNSYQTYKELHTVLQSSSYIHGDNHGHFEGGVKLGVGSFNLMISMLPTRTLRLLEFVGFSGNKEFGLQQLTEGAAGQTFRSFLCNMLLLCYHTFMSFILGTGEADVEDAEKLLQPYLKRYPKGSIFLFFAGRIEVIKGNLDAAIVRFEECCEAQQQWNQFHHMCYWELMWCFTYKRHWKMAYFYADLLSKENAWSKATYAYMKGAYLSMLTREECQPFRENEVALFRQVHGLKQKIAGKSLPTEKFAIRKARRYLTENPVTLPAPPLEMMYIWNGYTVIGKHKDLTEGMLKTLDEAQAKLESSPRTEFSIDDQCLLSLLRGLCLKHLGHQEEAEHYFTLVLCNETQIKFDHYLVPNALLEHGLLCLEQGRKEEGIKLLETAKQSYKNYSMESRTHFRIQAALHKAKATGENGIHTMPSSP
- the ttc39a gene encoding tetratricopeptide repeat protein 39A isoform X4, with amino-acid sequence MKMSGEAETLSNGLQYFNSMENNTGERIQEEGRSQKSDLSLALEDCMAAMDLFLRNDFDEALSRLRCRTKDSMYHALTYATILEMQAMMTFDPENILAAGNTMKEAQAVCQRFRKKTTFSNRNSTEEELHAEVCYAECLLQRAALTFLQDENMVSFIKGGIKVRNSYQTYKELHTVLQSSSYIHGDNHGHFEGGVKLGVGSFNLMISMLPTRTLRLLEFVGFSGNKEFGLQQLTEGAAGQTFRSFLCNMLLLCYHTFMSFILGTGEADVEDAEKLLQPYLKRYPKGSIFLFFAGRIEVIKGNLDAAIVRFEECCEAQQQWNQFHHMCYWELMWCFTYKRHWKMAYFYADLLSKENAWSKATYAYMKGAYLSMLTREECQPFRENEVALFRQVHGLKQKIAGKSLPTEKFAIRKARRYLTENPVTLPAPPLEMMYIWNGYTVIGKHKDLTEGMLKTLDEAQAKLESSPRTEFSIDDQCLLSLLRGLCLKHLGHQEEAEHYFTLVLCNETQIKFDHYLVPNALLEHGLLCLEQGRKEEGIKLLETAKQSYKNYSMESRTHFRIQAALHKAKATGENGIHTMPSSP
- the ttc39a gene encoding tetratricopeptide repeat protein 39A isoform X6, whose amino-acid sequence is MKMSGEAETLSNGSQKSDLSLALEDCMAAMDLFLRNDFDEALSRLRCRTKDSMYHALTYATILEMQAMMTFDPENILAAGNTMKEAQAVCQRFRKKTTFSNRNSTEEELHAEVCYAECLLQRAALTFLQDENMVSFIKGGIKVRNSYQTYKELHTVLQSSSYIHGDNHGHFEGGVKLGVGSFNLMISMLPTRTLRLLEFVGFSGNKEFGLQQLTEGAAGQTFRSFLCNMLLLCYHTFMSFILGTGEADVEDAEKLLQPYLKRYPKGSIFLFFAGRIEVIKGNLDAAIVRFEECCEAQQQWNQFHHMCYWELMWCFTYKRHWKMAYFYADLLSKENAWSKATYAYMKGAYLSMLTREECQPFRENEVALFRQVHGLKQKIAGKSLPTEKFAIRKARRYLTENPVTLPAPPLEMMYIWNGYTVIGKHKDLTEGMLKTLDEAQAKLESSPRTEFSIDDQCLLSLLRGLCLKHLGHQEEAEHYFTLVLCNETQIKFDHYLVPNALLEHGLLCLEQGRKEEGIKLLETAKQSYKNYSMESRTHFRIQAALHKAKATGENGIHTMPSSP